A window of Streptomyces gilvosporeus contains these coding sequences:
- a CDS encoding FAD/NAD(P)-binding protein — MTADGPDMVPVPYRVAERTDETPDTAEIVLQPVAAPLPPCAPGQFAMVYAFGVGDIPLSLSGIDGHVLTHTVRSVGAVSAALHGLRPGATVGVRGPLGTGWDLPTAAGRDLLIVAGGLGLAPLRPLVTAVLATPQRYGRLNILIGARTPGDLVCARDFDGWRAAGARLQVTVDRPDDTWQGDVGVVTALLDRAEFDLGNTTAFLCGPEVMIRATARDLAHRGLAPDRIRISLERTMHCGTGHCGHCQLGPLLLCRDGPVVSWSVAETLLSVREL, encoded by the coding sequence ATGACGGCCGACGGCCCGGACATGGTGCCGGTCCCGTACCGCGTCGCCGAACGCACCGACGAGACCCCCGACACCGCCGAAATCGTCCTGCAACCGGTGGCGGCGCCGCTGCCGCCGTGTGCCCCCGGCCAGTTCGCGATGGTGTACGCCTTCGGCGTCGGCGACATTCCGTTGTCGCTGAGTGGTATCGACGGGCACGTACTGACGCACACGGTGCGCTCGGTGGGCGCGGTCTCCGCCGCTCTGCACGGCCTGCGGCCCGGTGCGACGGTCGGCGTACGCGGACCGCTCGGCACGGGCTGGGACCTGCCCACCGCCGCCGGGCGCGACCTGCTGATCGTGGCTGGCGGCCTCGGCCTGGCGCCGCTGCGGCCGCTGGTGACCGCCGTGCTTGCCACACCGCAGCGCTACGGACGCCTGAACATCCTCATCGGTGCCCGTACACCCGGTGACCTGGTCTGCGCCCGCGACTTCGACGGCTGGCGGGCGGCCGGCGCTCGCCTCCAGGTCACCGTGGACCGCCCCGACGACACCTGGCAGGGGGACGTCGGCGTGGTGACCGCCCTCCTCGACCGGGCCGAGTTCGACCTGGGCAACACCACCGCGTTCCTCTGCGGTCCCGAGGTGATGATCCGGGCCACCGCCCGCGACCTCGCCCACCGCGGGCTCGCCCCGGACCGCATCCGCATCTCCCTGGAACGCACCATGCACTGCGGCACGGGACACTGCGGACACTGCCAGCTCGGCCCCCTGCTGCTCTGCCGGGACGGCCCGGTTGTCAGCTGGTCCGTAGCCGAAACCCTCCTTTCCGTAAGGGAGTTGTGA
- a CDS encoding oxidoreductase, with protein sequence MPALSDRRPQLGVWKFASCDGCQLTLLDCEDELLGIAEQVEITYFLEASSAPGPGPYDLSLVEGSVTTAEDTERIQHIRAASDRLVTIGACATAGGVQALRNYADVAEFQAAVYARPDYIDTLATSTPISAHVPVDFELRGCPIDRGQLIEVITAYLAGRTPDVPAHSVCFECKRRGTVCVTVAHGTPCLGPVTHAGCGALCPAYNRGCYGCFGPSNSTNFPSFIPLLRRDGMDTLDVVRVLRTYNTAAPEFDAAVRKELPG encoded by the coding sequence GTGCCGGCCTTGTCCGACCGCCGTCCACAGCTGGGCGTGTGGAAGTTCGCCTCCTGCGACGGCTGTCAGCTCACGCTGCTCGACTGCGAGGACGAACTCCTCGGCATCGCCGAGCAGGTGGAGATCACCTACTTCCTGGAAGCCTCCAGTGCGCCGGGGCCGGGACCGTACGATCTGTCGCTGGTCGAAGGTTCGGTCACGACCGCCGAGGACACCGAGCGGATCCAGCACATCCGAGCAGCATCCGACCGGCTGGTCACCATCGGTGCCTGCGCCACCGCCGGCGGCGTCCAGGCGCTGCGCAACTACGCCGACGTCGCCGAATTCCAAGCAGCGGTCTATGCCCGGCCCGACTACATCGACACCCTCGCCACCTCCACACCCATCAGCGCCCACGTCCCCGTCGACTTCGAACTGCGCGGCTGCCCCATCGACCGCGGTCAGCTGATCGAGGTCATCACCGCCTATCTGGCCGGTCGCACACCCGACGTGCCCGCCCACAGCGTGTGCTTCGAGTGCAAGCGGCGCGGCACCGTCTGCGTCACCGTCGCGCACGGAACCCCGTGCCTGGGACCGGTCACCCACGCCGGGTGCGGCGCGCTGTGCCCCGCGTACAACCGGGGCTGCTACGGCTGCTTCGGACCGTCGAACTCGACCAACTTCCCCTCCTTCATCCCCCTGTTGCGTCGCGACGGCATGGACACCCTGGACGTGGTCCGGGTGCTGCGGACGTACAACACCGCCGCGCCGGAGTTCGACGCCGCCGTCCGGAAGGAACTTCCCGGGTGA
- a CDS encoding Ni/Fe hydrogenase subunit alpha: protein MTHGESKVLRVASLARVEGEGALHLRIHDGEVAEARLKIYEPPRFFEAFLRGRSSTEPPDITSRVCGICPVAYQMSACRALEDARDIVVGERLAALRRLLYCGEWIESQTLHIYFLHAPDFLGGDSIIDLARTHRTQVERGLALKQAGNAIVELLGGRAIHPVNARVGGFHRVPTRAELRPLEERLRRARDDAEATVRWVAGFDFPDTGIDNELLALAEPGTYAIDSGTPTAMTAPSSAGLPADTDRALPTRTFPLATFPDHVIETQVPHSTALHSRLDGRRHLTGTLARYAISGRWLPPDVLQVAGDAGLGDPRAGTVCRNPFRSIIIRAVEVLYAVGEALRLIDTYEPPPRPYVDVPDRAGTGHGATEAPRGLLYHRYTLDTDGTVTEAALVPPTAQNQAAIEQDLLHTVQERLRTGPHPTDAELTALCERVIRNHDPCISCSAHFLDLSVDRD from the coding sequence GTGACCCACGGCGAATCGAAGGTGCTGCGCGTGGCATCCCTCGCCCGCGTGGAGGGCGAGGGCGCGCTCCATCTGCGCATCCATGACGGCGAGGTCGCCGAGGCTCGGCTCAAGATCTACGAACCCCCGCGCTTCTTCGAGGCGTTCCTGCGCGGACGCTCCTCCACCGAACCGCCCGACATCACCTCCCGGGTGTGCGGTATCTGCCCGGTCGCCTACCAGATGAGCGCCTGCCGCGCGCTCGAGGACGCCCGCGACATCGTCGTCGGCGAACGGCTGGCCGCGCTGCGCCGACTGCTCTACTGCGGCGAGTGGATCGAAAGCCAGACCCTGCACATCTACTTCCTGCACGCCCCCGACTTCCTCGGCGGCGACAGCATCATCGACCTCGCCCGTACCCATCGCACCCAGGTCGAGCGGGGGCTGGCACTCAAGCAGGCCGGCAACGCGATCGTCGAACTGCTCGGCGGCCGTGCCATCCACCCCGTCAACGCCCGCGTCGGCGGCTTCCATCGCGTACCGACCAGGGCCGAACTGCGCCCTCTGGAAGAGCGGCTGCGGCGCGCCCGTGACGACGCGGAGGCGACCGTGCGCTGGGTGGCCGGCTTCGACTTCCCCGACACGGGAATCGACAACGAACTGCTGGCGCTCGCCGAACCCGGCACATACGCCATCGACTCCGGCACCCCCACCGCGATGACCGCTCCCAGCTCCGCCGGGCTGCCCGCGGACACCGACCGCGCACTCCCCACCCGCACTTTCCCCCTCGCCACGTTCCCCGACCACGTCATCGAGACCCAGGTGCCGCACTCCACCGCCCTGCACTCGCGGCTCGACGGCCGTCGGCATCTGACCGGGACGCTCGCCCGCTACGCCATCAGCGGCCGCTGGCTGCCACCTGACGTGCTCCAGGTCGCAGGTGATGCCGGACTCGGTGATCCACGCGCGGGCACGGTATGCCGCAATCCGTTCCGCAGCATCATCATCCGCGCCGTCGAGGTGCTGTACGCAGTCGGCGAAGCGCTGCGTCTCATTGACACGTACGAGCCCCCGCCGCGCCCGTACGTCGACGTACCCGACCGGGCAGGCACCGGCCACGGCGCGACGGAGGCACCCCGCGGGCTGCTCTACCACCGCTACACGCTCGACACCGACGGCACCGTCACCGAGGCCGCCCTGGTCCCGCCGACAGCTCAGAACCAGGCCGCGATCGAGCAGGACCTTCTCCACACCGTGCAAGAACGCCTCCGCACTGGCCCGCACCCCACCGATGCCGAGCTGACGGCCCTGTGTGAACGGGTGATCCGCAACCACGATCCGTGTATCTCCTGCTCGGCGCACTTCCTCGACCTGAGCGTCGACCGTGACTGA
- a CDS encoding MFS transporter, with translation MNEPPSNGPVVAHRWVSLSAICTAAGMVWLAFGDLGVAIPQIANEFSTSLSNLQWVNNAFSLVTGALVIALGKFGDLFGRRRMLQLGILLLALFSVPAALAPDIRWLVIGRALMGVGAALILPASLALIPPEFSGKAETVAFGVWQAVAWGGLSIGPAISGVITVGLGWRWLFWINLPLAALTFVVVQATTPESRDENATRTIDWLGLVAIVLAAFALLYALTEGPSVGWGDPLIVALFAATVVLSVGWWLIERRARAPLVDLRLFRIRAYNGALTANLTMNFTFAGLSFLLVLWLENARGYSAVEAGVLMLPATVGVFLCIPLGGRLDNRWGGRLPSVVGLVVASAGLFILGFLGTRSSMAYLAVALIVIGLGLGLVSTPVANTAVGEVPIELAGAAAGVFKMSSMLGGALGVAVLTAVARAFTTQEAAGVIEASGLTQAQISQVRRALVNSSSFREAIASLPTDLRHTVVQAAIEAFSSGVADTMAITAFLVSRRDGGRLLSVAAT, from the coding sequence ATGAACGAACCACCCTCCAACGGTCCCGTCGTCGCGCACCGGTGGGTTTCGCTGAGCGCGATCTGCACCGCCGCAGGAATGGTCTGGCTGGCCTTCGGCGATCTCGGCGTGGCGATCCCCCAGATCGCGAACGAATTCAGCACCAGCCTGTCGAACCTCCAGTGGGTGAACAACGCCTTCAGCCTCGTCACCGGTGCGCTCGTGATCGCCCTGGGCAAGTTCGGCGACCTCTTCGGCCGCCGCCGGATGCTGCAGCTGGGCATCCTGCTGCTGGCCCTCTTCTCCGTACCGGCCGCGCTCGCGCCGGACATCAGATGGCTGGTCATCGGCCGTGCACTCATGGGGGTCGGTGCCGCGCTGATCCTGCCGGCCTCGCTCGCCCTCATCCCGCCCGAGTTCTCCGGGAAGGCGGAGACCGTCGCGTTCGGGGTCTGGCAGGCGGTGGCCTGGGGCGGACTGTCCATCGGGCCTGCAATCAGCGGCGTGATCACCGTCGGCCTCGGCTGGCGCTGGCTGTTCTGGATCAACCTGCCGCTCGCTGCGCTCACGTTCGTGGTCGTTCAGGCCACGACCCCGGAATCCCGCGATGAGAACGCCACCCGCACGATCGACTGGCTGGGGCTGGTGGCCATCGTCCTGGCGGCCTTCGCCCTCCTGTACGCGCTCACCGAAGGGCCGAGCGTGGGCTGGGGAGACCCGCTGATCGTGGCGTTGTTCGCGGCGACCGTGGTGCTTTCGGTCGGGTGGTGGCTCATCGAACGGCGAGCACGCGCGCCGCTCGTGGACCTCCGGCTGTTCCGGATCCGGGCCTACAACGGTGCCCTCACTGCCAACCTCACGATGAACTTCACCTTCGCCGGTCTCAGCTTCCTGCTGGTGCTCTGGCTGGAGAACGCCCGCGGCTACAGCGCGGTGGAGGCCGGGGTGCTCATGCTGCCGGCCACCGTCGGGGTCTTCCTGTGCATTCCGCTCGGGGGCCGGCTCGACAACCGGTGGGGTGGGCGGCTGCCCTCGGTGGTGGGGCTCGTGGTGGCCAGCGCGGGCCTGTTCATCCTGGGCTTTCTCGGTACGCGCAGTTCGATGGCGTACCTTGCCGTCGCGCTCATTGTCATCGGGCTCGGTCTGGGGCTGGTGAGCACCCCCGTCGCCAACACAGCCGTCGGTGAGGTCCCGATCGAGCTGGCTGGTGCCGCCGCAGGTGTGTTCAAGATGTCCAGCATGCTCGGCGGCGCCCTCGGAGTGGCCGTCCTCACGGCGGTCGCCAGGGCGTTCACCACACAGGAGGCCGCGGGCGTCATCGAGGCGTCGGGGCTGACGCAGGCGCAGATCTCGCAGGTCCGGCGGGCGCTGGTGAACTCCTCGTCCTTCCGGGAAGCGATCGCGTCACTCCCGACCGATCTCCGACACACCGTCGTGCAGGCGGCGATCGAGGCGTTCTCGTCCGGCGTCGCCGACACCATGGCCATCACGGCCTTTCTGGTCTCTCGGCGCGACGGTGGTCGTCTTCTTTCTGTGGCCGCGACGTAG
- a CDS encoding CBS domain-containing protein yields MRNRSVADLMTPNAVAVQPGTVFREIAHLLDEYDITAVPVVDQDDRPLGVVSEADLLRRQTARPGPSTAEALMSSPAVVARPAWSAVRAARTMEEKKVKRLPVVDDSGRLIGVISRSDLVQLFLRRDRAIQEEILEDVLTCTLGVSPSAVTVDVANGTVTLSGTLERKSLVPIAVRMSESVDGVVEVIDRLTFVRDDTAA; encoded by the coding sequence ATGAGAAACCGCAGCGTTGCCGACCTGATGACGCCCAATGCCGTCGCCGTCCAGCCCGGCACCGTGTTCAGGGAGATCGCGCACCTGCTCGACGAGTACGACATCACCGCCGTGCCGGTCGTCGATCAGGACGACCGACCGCTGGGGGTGGTGTCGGAGGCCGATCTGCTGCGCAGGCAGACCGCGAGGCCCGGGCCGAGTACCGCCGAAGCGCTCATGTCGAGCCCCGCTGTGGTGGCCCGCCCCGCGTGGTCCGCCGTACGGGCGGCCAGGACGATGGAGGAGAAGAAGGTCAAGCGGCTTCCCGTGGTCGATGACTCGGGCCGTCTCATCGGTGTGATCAGCCGCAGCGACCTGGTGCAGCTCTTCCTGCGACGCGACCGGGCGATCCAGGAGGAGATCCTGGAGGACGTGCTGACGTGCACGCTGGGTGTCTCCCCGTCCGCCGTCACGGTCGATGTCGCCAACGGCACGGTGACGCTCAGCGGAACCCTGGAGCGCAAAAGCCTCGTCCCCATCGCCGTGCGTATGTCCGAAAGCGTCGACGGTGTGGTCGAGGTGATCGACCGGCTCACCTTTGTACGGGACGACACCGCCGCGTAA
- a CDS encoding cyclic nucleotide-binding domain-containing protein has protein sequence MRAQGHGILSALPPEHRDKLLTFAREVAFPAADRIFDEGGGADHFWIIRSGLVALDVQEPGRGATVVETLGEGELLGWSWLFEPYRWHLGAQTRSAVEAYEFDAPQVRAAIDEDPAFGLAVTRCVAAVAIGRRLRAARTRLLDLYGPPATAQRHRSGGETP, from the coding sequence ATGAGAGCGCAGGGGCATGGCATCCTCAGCGCGCTGCCGCCCGAACACCGTGACAAACTGCTCACCTTCGCACGAGAGGTCGCCTTTCCCGCGGCCGACCGGATCTTCGACGAGGGCGGCGGCGCCGACCACTTCTGGATCATCCGCTCCGGGCTGGTCGCCCTCGATGTGCAGGAGCCGGGGCGCGGCGCGACCGTCGTCGAGACCCTGGGCGAAGGGGAACTGCTGGGCTGGTCCTGGCTGTTCGAGCCCTACCGATGGCACCTGGGTGCGCAGACCCGAAGTGCGGTCGAGGCGTACGAGTTCGACGCCCCCCAGGTCCGCGCCGCGATCGACGAGGATCCCGCCTTCGGCCTGGCGGTCACCCGATGCGTCGCCGCGGTGGCCATCGGCCGGAGGCTGCGAGCCGCCCGCACCCGTCTGCTGGACCTCTACGGCCCGCCCGCGACCGCACAGCGGCACCGCTCCGGTGGTGAAACACCATGA
- a CDS encoding universal stress protein, translating into MSSKPKETGRIVVGVDGSESSKEALRWAVRQAGLTDCGVNAVIAWEYPPLYGSIGWLDAPQSLAGDMKVWAGQALDDAIREVVASGDTSRVKATVAYGTAASVLLEAARGASLLVVGSRGHGGFSGALLGSVSQHCTQHAPCPVVVVRGGGR; encoded by the coding sequence ATGAGCAGCAAACCGAAGGAAACCGGCCGCATCGTCGTCGGGGTCGACGGTTCGGAATCGTCCAAAGAGGCACTGCGGTGGGCGGTACGTCAGGCAGGGCTGACCGACTGCGGCGTCAATGCAGTGATCGCATGGGAGTATCCGCCGCTGTACGGATCGATCGGCTGGCTCGATGCGCCGCAGTCCCTCGCGGGGGACATGAAGGTGTGGGCGGGGCAGGCGCTCGACGACGCCATCAGAGAGGTCGTGGCATCGGGCGACACGTCACGGGTCAAGGCCACCGTGGCGTACGGAACGGCCGCTTCCGTGCTGCTGGAAGCCGCCCGGGGCGCCTCTCTCCTGGTCGTCGGCAGCCGCGGACACGGTGGCTTCAGCGGAGCGCTCCTGGGCTCGGTCAGCCAGCACTGCACTCAGCATGCGCCCTGCCCGGTTGTCGTCGTGAGGGGCGGGGGCCGGTGA
- a CDS encoding PP2C family protein-serine/threonine phosphatase, producing the protein MPEKQNDSGRSDESRRLRLGVELELIAEQLRSLARAQDRLHDLYEAVLGRDVDLPVVLQLIVDTAMELVGARYGALGVLAEDGAYLAQFIPVGLSEQERADLAEVDFPRGLGLLGHLIAVPESLRVDDIPTHPDSAGFPPGHPPMRTLLGAAISTRGQIYGDLYVAERRDGRPFDAHDEALIVALAGAAGLAIDDARLYEQTRLDAERFQRLLLPRLPDLRPFDAAAAYCPASTPGHIGGDWYDALLVPDHACAAVIGDVVGHDLQAAAAMAQIRNMLRALLYDQRTPPSAVLARLDRAPQAITDQPVTTACLARVEPARAGSWTLRWSTAGHPPPLLLTPDRQARYLPADPDVPLGVDTAQPRHDHTHPLPAGATLVFFTDGLFEHPAHPVETGLERLAVLATEHAALPLPDFVHALADHHPSDGHDDMAILALRIPRT; encoded by the coding sequence ATGCCAGAGAAACAGAACGACTCCGGGCGGTCGGACGAGTCCCGGCGCCTGCGTCTGGGCGTCGAGCTCGAACTGATCGCCGAGCAGCTCAGATCGCTGGCCCGGGCCCAGGACCGGTTGCATGACCTGTATGAGGCGGTCCTCGGCCGGGACGTGGACCTGCCCGTGGTGCTCCAGCTGATCGTCGATACCGCGATGGAGCTGGTCGGCGCCCGCTACGGCGCCCTCGGCGTGCTTGCCGAGGACGGCGCATACCTCGCACAGTTCATCCCGGTCGGTCTGTCGGAACAGGAGCGGGCCGACCTGGCCGAGGTGGACTTCCCGCGCGGTCTCGGCCTCCTGGGACATCTGATCGCCGTGCCCGAATCGCTACGCGTCGATGACATCCCCACCCACCCGGACTCGGCCGGCTTTCCGCCCGGTCACCCGCCGATGCGCACCCTGCTCGGGGCCGCGATCAGCACCCGCGGCCAGATCTACGGCGACCTCTACGTCGCCGAACGACGCGATGGACGACCCTTCGACGCCCACGACGAAGCACTCATCGTCGCACTTGCCGGCGCCGCGGGCCTGGCCATCGACGACGCCCGCCTCTACGAGCAAACCCGCCTCGACGCCGAACGGTTCCAACGACTCCTCCTGCCACGCCTGCCCGACCTGCGGCCCTTCGACGCCGCAGCCGCCTACTGCCCCGCCAGTACACCCGGCCATATCGGCGGAGACTGGTACGACGCCCTCCTGGTCCCCGACCACGCCTGCGCGGCCGTCATCGGCGACGTCGTCGGCCATGACCTCCAGGCAGCCGCCGCCATGGCCCAGATCCGCAACATGCTGCGTGCCCTGCTCTATGACCAGCGCACCCCGCCCAGCGCCGTCCTCGCCCGCCTCGACCGAGCCCCCCAAGCGATCACGGACCAGCCCGTCACCACGGCATGTCTCGCCCGCGTCGAACCCGCCCGCGCGGGCAGCTGGACACTGCGCTGGAGCACCGCGGGGCACCCGCCGCCCCTGCTCCTCACCCCCGACCGTCAGGCCCGCTACCTACCGGCCGACCCCGACGTGCCCCTCGGCGTCGACACCGCCCAGCCGCGCCACGACCACACCCACCCCCTGCCGGCGGGCGCCACGCTGGTCTTCTTCACCGACGGGCTTTTCGAGCACCCCGCCCACCCGGTCGAAACCGGGCTGGAGCGCCTGGCCGTCCTCGCCACCGAGCACGCCGCTCTGCCCTTGCCGGACTTCGTTCACGCCCTGGCCGACCACCATCCCAGCGACGGCCACGACGACATGGCCATCCTCGCCCTCCGCATCCCCCGCACCTGA
- a CDS encoding nicotinate phosphoribosyltransferase has translation MSETTTTDLYEVTMALSYLRERMTKPATFSCFVRQLPPDRGFLVCAGVESALSYLSRYRVGLDDAREFAEALGRPVHDLMPLVGTRFTGTVRAAPEGRVVLAGEPLMEVTAPLPQAQLVETCVLNHLSHQTAVASKCVRCVLAARGHAVVDFSLRRTHGTAAGLQVARLAALTGFAGTSNVATARALNFPAVGTMAHSYIEAFENEEAAFIAFARCHPGPVTLLVDTYDTEAGVAAAARVLRKLDRADGSAVRLDSGDLKKLSFRTRAILDAAGLPQVRIVASGGLDEFAVHDLVSAGAPIDVYAVGTRVGVSADAPYLDSAYKLVEYAGRPVMKLSSAKVTAPGRKQVFRRPGCADVIGLADEPPPAGSAPLLETVMRRGMRCTSPPPLEDSRRRLAVEVAQLPAAAREIRSPEPVRATVSEPLAALTAHVRQRIEHEVFGTPREAHQDHVSG, from the coding sequence ATGTCCGAGACCACGACCACCGATCTGTACGAAGTGACGATGGCGCTCTCCTATCTCCGCGAGCGGATGACGAAGCCCGCAACGTTCAGCTGCTTCGTCCGTCAACTTCCGCCGGACCGGGGCTTCTTGGTGTGCGCCGGTGTCGAGTCGGCGCTGAGCTATCTGTCCCGGTACCGCGTCGGCCTCGATGACGCGAGAGAGTTCGCGGAGGCATTGGGACGTCCGGTGCACGATCTGATGCCGCTGGTGGGGACGCGCTTCACCGGTACCGTACGCGCGGCCCCCGAAGGCCGTGTCGTCCTGGCCGGTGAGCCTCTGATGGAGGTCACCGCGCCTCTGCCGCAGGCGCAGCTCGTGGAGACCTGTGTGCTCAATCACCTCAGCCATCAAACCGCGGTGGCCTCCAAGTGCGTCCGGTGTGTCCTGGCCGCCCGAGGACATGCGGTCGTGGACTTCTCGCTGCGCCGTACCCACGGGACGGCCGCCGGTTTGCAGGTGGCCCGGCTGGCTGCCTTGACCGGTTTCGCCGGCACCAGCAATGTCGCCACCGCCCGCGCGCTGAACTTTCCCGCGGTCGGCACCATGGCGCACTCCTACATCGAAGCCTTCGAGAACGAGGAAGCCGCCTTCATCGCCTTCGCACGGTGCCATCCCGGCCCGGTCACGCTCCTGGTGGACACCTACGACACCGAAGCCGGTGTCGCCGCCGCTGCACGCGTCCTGCGCAAGCTGGATCGCGCCGACGGCTCGGCCGTCCGCCTGGACAGCGGTGACCTCAAGAAGCTGTCCTTCCGTACCCGGGCCATCCTCGACGCCGCCGGACTCCCTCAGGTCCGCATCGTCGCCAGTGGCGGCCTGGACGAGTTCGCCGTGCACGACCTGGTGTCGGCCGGGGCACCCATCGATGTCTACGCCGTCGGGACACGGGTGGGAGTCAGCGCCGACGCCCCCTACCTGGACTCCGCGTACAAACTCGTCGAGTACGCCGGGCGCCCTGTGATGAAGCTGTCGTCGGCGAAGGTGACGGCTCCCGGCCGCAAGCAGGTCTTCCGGCGCCCTGGCTGCGCCGATGTGATCGGTTTGGCCGACGAGCCGCCTCCGGCAGGCAGCGCGCCGCTGCTGGAGACGGTGATGCGCCGCGGAATGCGGTGTACGTCTCCGCCGCCTCTGGAGGACTCGCGGCGGCGGCTCGCCGTGGAGGTGGCGCAGCTCCCGGCGGCGGCCCGGGAGATCCGGTCGCCGGAGCCGGTGCGTGCCACGGTATCGGAGCCCCTCGCGGCCCTGACCGCACACGTCCGGCAACGGATCGAACACGAGGTGTTCGGCACGCCCCGGGAAGCGCACCAGGACCACGTCTCCGGCTGA
- a CDS encoding AAA family ATPase: MEWADLVRFVCDPSPGATLGLVSGQRRQGKTFLLEAVAKAADGFYFDGHAAAEAETLQRLAERFGEHTRATHPPRWQRWEDAVDALLALGDQRPVPVIIDNFPDLVGPSPALPSVIHGAYRRLHQVGRNNRARLILSGGIPSLMRRLFSGPSSLHQLASLELLVRPFDFREAARFWGIRSPRLAVQVHAVVGGTPAYRGDLVCDDAPTGPDDFDAWVCRTVLNPRVPLFWEARNLLEEENHANRALSHSTLVAIAAGRSTPGEIAERIGAQLTDVSHVLAVLQNRGLLHAEPDAFRPALTRYRIAEPLLAFEQSVAWPHRAAIEQEDAADVWQRARATFDSAVAAPRFAQLCRDWATAHAGPDTFNGAPEAAVRGTVSGPVGHPRLDADVVVRGNVGGRPGVLLSVGLARWNETMDIPHLERLRQALSDLGTSGEDTNGAVPACYSGIGFGPELRAAEARGEVLLIDVDRLYHGE; encoded by the coding sequence ATGGAGTGGGCCGACCTGGTGCGTTTTGTCTGCGACCCGAGTCCCGGTGCCACACTCGGCCTGGTCTCAGGACAGCGCCGACAAGGCAAGACCTTCCTGCTGGAAGCCGTCGCGAAGGCCGCGGACGGCTTCTATTTCGACGGGCATGCGGCAGCGGAGGCCGAGACTCTGCAACGCCTGGCCGAGCGTTTCGGGGAGCACACCCGCGCGACGCATCCACCGCGCTGGCAGCGCTGGGAGGATGCCGTGGACGCGCTGCTGGCGCTGGGTGATCAGCGCCCGGTCCCCGTGATCATCGACAACTTCCCTGACCTCGTGGGCCCGAGCCCGGCGCTGCCGTCCGTCATTCATGGCGCCTATCGCCGTCTGCACCAGGTGGGCCGGAACAATCGCGCCCGTCTCATCCTCAGCGGCGGGATCCCCTCCCTCATGCGGAGGCTCTTCTCCGGCCCTTCCTCCCTGCACCAGCTCGCCTCGCTGGAGCTCCTGGTGCGGCCCTTCGACTTCCGCGAGGCGGCACGATTCTGGGGCATCCGATCCCCACGGCTTGCCGTGCAGGTGCATGCCGTCGTGGGCGGTACTCCCGCTTATCGGGGTGACCTCGTGTGTGACGACGCCCCTACCGGACCAGACGATTTCGACGCATGGGTGTGCAGAACCGTCCTCAACCCCCGTGTCCCGCTCTTCTGGGAGGCGCGCAACCTGCTGGAGGAGGAGAATCACGCTAACCGGGCGCTGTCCCACTCGACGCTGGTGGCGATCGCGGCCGGCCGCTCCACGCCCGGTGAGATCGCCGAACGCATCGGAGCGCAGCTGACCGACGTGTCCCATGTCCTGGCCGTGCTGCAGAACCGTGGGCTGCTGCATGCGGAGCCCGACGCGTTCCGGCCCGCATTGACGCGCTACCGCATCGCCGAGCCGCTGCTGGCCTTCGAGCAGTCCGTCGCCTGGCCCCATCGCGCCGCGATCGAGCAGGAGGACGCCGCCGACGTGTGGCAACGCGCCCGCGCCACGTTCGACTCCGCCGTTGCCGCGCCACGCTTCGCCCAGCTCTGCCGGGACTGGGCCACCGCACATGCCGGCCCTGACACCTTCAACGGGGCCCCCGAGGCGGCCGTGCGCGGCACTGTGTCCGGCCCCGTGGGGCACCCCCGCCTCGATGCCGACGTGGTGGTACGAGGGAACGTCGGGGGGCGACCCGGAGTCCTGCTCTCGGTCGGTCTTGCCCGCTGGAACGAGACGATGGACATCCCTCACCTGGAACGACTGCGTCAGGCCCTGTCCGACCTCGGCACGTCCGGCGAGGACACCAACGGGGCCGTGCCGGCGTGTTACAGCGGGATCGGGTTCGGTCCGGAACTGCGGGCCGCGGAAGCCCGGGGCGAGGTCCTCCTGATCGATGTCGACAGGCTGTACCACGGCGAGTGA